From a region of the Thermosulfurimonas sp. F29 genome:
- the hypB gene encoding hydrogenase nickel incorporation protein HypB, translating to MCETCGCGERTLRLEVSRELLAGNEEAARRNREWFERLGVRVINLVGSPGAGKTSLIEATVHALSGRRMAVIEGDPETRRDAERLSRLGLPVAAVTTGGICHLDARMVHRAFHDLVEHSPELVFIENVGNLLCPADFHLGEHLTVVVLSVTEGEDKPEKYPQAFRRARALVLTKIDLLPYLDVDPDRIVELARRINPTLEVFPLSARTGEGLAAWVRFVSSLL from the coding sequence ATGTGTGAGACCTGCGGCTGCGGGGAGCGTACCCTGCGCCTCGAGGTTTCCCGGGAGCTACTTGCCGGGAACGAGGAAGCAGCCCGGCGTAACCGGGAGTGGTTTGAGCGTCTGGGGGTACGGGTGATCAATCTGGTGGGGTCTCCCGGTGCCGGCAAGACCTCCCTCATCGAGGCCACGGTGCACGCCCTTTCGGGCCGGAGGATGGCCGTCATCGAGGGTGATCCGGAGACGCGGCGCGACGCCGAAAGGCTTTCCAGGCTGGGATTGCCGGTGGCGGCGGTGACCACGGGGGGAATATGCCACCTCGACGCCCGAATGGTGCACCGGGCCTTTCACGATCTCGTGGAGCACTCCCCGGAGCTGGTCTTCATCGAAAATGTGGGCAACCTCCTGTGTCCCGCCGACTTTCATCTGGGCGAACACCTCACCGTGGTGGTGCTCTCGGTCACCGAGGGAGAGGACAAACCGGAAAAGTATCCTCAGGCCTTCCGGCGGGCCCGGGCCCTGGTCCTTACCAAGATAGATCTCCTGCCCTATCTGGATGTGGATCCGGACCGAATCGTCGAACTCGCCCGAAGGATAAACCCGACCCTGGAGGTCTTCCCCCTTTCGGCCAGAACGGGTGAGGGGCTTGCGGCCTGGGTGAGGTTTGTCTCTTCCCTCCTATGA
- a CDS encoding nickel-dependent hydrogenase large subunit: MARKKITIDPVTRIEGHLRIDVEVEGGRVREAWASAQMWRGIEVILRGRDPRDAWAFTQRFCGVCTTVHAIASVRAVENALQMEIPLNAQYVRNIILCAHALHDHIVHFYHLSALDWVDVVSALKADPVKTARLAQSLSDWPGNSVTLFREVKKRLEKFVASGQLGPFSTGYWGHPAMKLPPEVNLLAVAHYLQALDYQYKANQVVAIFGGKTPHIQTVIVGGVALAINPENEATLNMERLAWARELLLRVRDFVHRVYFVDAVALAALYSEWFKIGAGVTNYLAVPDLPLDTRGTRFDLPGGTIFNGDLNSVKPIGSFNDPYFRDNVAESITHSWYDGDWTRHPWQEDTVPRYTGFEEKGKYSWAKAPRFTGEPMQVGPLAQVLVGYALGHKEIKKWTDEALKRISSISGKRITIKDFHSTMGRQVARAIRAAVLADLALKHLDLLMQNIAHGNLEIYPYRKPPTFPKGEIMGFGFHEAPRGALSHWVVIDNGKIRNYQAVVPSTWNVSPRCQLGKRGPYEASLLGNPVAVPEKPLEVLRTIHSFDPCIACAVHVLDPARREIVRVKAL; encoded by the coding sequence ATGGCGCGTAAGAAGATCACCATAGATCCCGTTACCCGAATCGAGGGGCACCTGCGCATCGATGTGGAGGTGGAGGGAGGCCGGGTGCGGGAGGCCTGGGCCTCGGCCCAGATGTGGCGGGGCATCGAGGTTATCCTTAGGGGGAGGGATCCTAGAGATGCCTGGGCCTTCACCCAGCGGTTCTGCGGGGTCTGCACCACCGTGCACGCCATCGCCTCGGTGCGGGCCGTGGAAAACGCCCTTCAGATGGAAATCCCCCTTAACGCTCAATATGTGCGGAACATCATTCTCTGCGCCCACGCCCTCCACGACCACATCGTGCACTTCTATCACCTTTCGGCCCTGGACTGGGTGGATGTGGTCTCGGCGCTCAAGGCCGACCCGGTAAAGACCGCCCGCCTGGCCCAGAGCCTCTCGGACTGGCCCGGAAACAGCGTGACCCTATTCCGGGAGGTCAAAAAGAGACTCGAGAAGTTCGTGGCCAGCGGGCAGCTCGGCCCCTTCAGCACCGGCTACTGGGGGCACCCGGCCATGAAGCTCCCGCCGGAGGTGAACCTCCTCGCCGTGGCGCACTATCTACAGGCCCTGGATTATCAGTACAAGGCCAACCAAGTGGTGGCCATTTTCGGGGGCAAGACCCCGCACATCCAGACGGTAATCGTGGGAGGAGTGGCTCTGGCCATCAATCCGGAAAACGAGGCCACCCTCAACATGGAACGCCTGGCCTGGGCCCGGGAACTCCTTCTCCGGGTCCGGGACTTCGTGCACCGGGTCTACTTTGTGGATGCGGTGGCCCTTGCGGCTCTTTATTCCGAATGGTTCAAGATCGGAGCGGGGGTGACCAATTATTTGGCCGTGCCCGACCTCCCCTTAGATACCCGGGGCACCAGGTTTGATCTGCCGGGGGGAACGATCTTTAACGGGGATCTCAACTCGGTTAAACCCATCGGTAGCTTCAACGACCCCTACTTCCGGGACAATGTGGCCGAGAGCATTACCCATTCCTGGTACGACGGGGACTGGACCCGCCACCCCTGGCAGGAGGACACCGTCCCCCGGTATACCGGCTTTGAGGAAAAGGGCAAGTACTCCTGGGCCAAGGCCCCGCGTTTTACCGGAGAGCCCATGCAGGTGGGGCCCCTGGCGCAGGTGCTGGTGGGCTACGCCCTGGGGCACAAGGAGATCAAAAAGTGGACCGACGAGGCCCTGAAGAGGATCTCGTCCATCTCCGGGAAAAGGATCACCATCAAAGATTTTCATTCCACCATGGGACGGCAGGTGGCCCGGGCCATCCGGGCCGCGGTGCTGGCGGACCTGGCCCTCAAACACCTGGACCTCCTCATGCAGAACATCGCCCACGGAAACCTCGAGATCTATCCCTACCGCAAACCCCCGACCTTCCCCAAAGGAGAGATTATGGGGTTCGGGTTTCACGAAGCCCCCCGGGGAGCGCTTTCGCACTGGGTGGTCATAGATAACGGGAAGATCAGGAACTACCAGGCGGTGGTGCCCTCCACCTGGAATGTGAGCCCCAGGTGTCAGCTGGGCAAACGCGGCCCCTACGAGGCCAGCCTCTTAGGCAATCCGGTGGCCGTGCCGGAAAAACCGCTGGAGGTCCTGCGGACCATCCACTCCTTCGATCCCTGCATCGCCTGTGCGGTGCATGTACTGGACCCGGCCCGCAGGGAGATCGTAAGGGTAAAGGCCCTTTAA
- the cybH gene encoding Ni/Fe-hydrogenase, b-type cytochrome subunit: MKREKRLYRRVFVWSWALRLFHWAFALSCAVLLLTGIYIHYPPITTKWAEFKPQHLMATLRYYHFAAAYVFMAALAVRIYLLFFGNRYERATDFLPVNRRNLRSFWQSLKFYLYLTDEHEWRMGHTVLAGTIYFLLFLAAITMSLTGLYMLYPDVSWIDRMGVALFGSMQMARFIHYILHWCFIFFVIVHLYIAIWNDFKAPEAIISGAFSGSKFMPADVEED; this comes from the coding sequence ATGAAAAGGGAGAAGAGGCTTTACCGTCGGGTTTTCGTCTGGAGCTGGGCCCTGCGGCTTTTCCACTGGGCTTTTGCCTTATCGTGTGCGGTCCTCCTTCTCACCGGAATCTACATCCACTATCCACCCATCACCACCAAGTGGGCGGAATTCAAACCCCAGCATCTCATGGCCACGCTGCGTTACTATCACTTCGCCGCGGCCTATGTCTTTATGGCCGCTCTTGCGGTGAGGATTTACCTCCTCTTTTTCGGAAACCGCTACGAGCGGGCTACCGACTTTCTGCCCGTCAATCGCCGCAATCTGCGTTCCTTCTGGCAGTCCCTCAAGTTCTACCTGTACCTCACCGACGAACACGAATGGCGCATGGGACACACGGTGCTGGCCGGAACCATTTACTTCCTGCTGTTTCTCGCGGCCATAACGATGTCCCTTACGGGACTTTACATGCTCTATCCGGATGTCTCCTGGATCGACCGGATGGGAGTGGCCCTTTTCGGTTCCATGCAGATGGCCCGTTTTATCCACTACATCCTTCACTGGTGCTTCATCTTCTTCGTGATCGTGCACCTCTACATCGCCATCTGGAACGACTTCAAGGCGCCCGAGGCCATCATTTCCGGGGCCTTTTCCGGCTCCAAGTTCATGCCGGCCGATGTAGAGGAGGACTAG
- a CDS encoding nickel-dependent hydrogenase large subunit codes for MGKKISIRPLKRIEGEAGLEIVLDERHRVSRIKFTSEAFRGFEHFCVGRRVEEMPFLASRICGICAEAHYLASLKALDQIFRSPPPPQVQRIRRIFFLAGFIRDHLTVLSLFALPETSSEKKDSLCFLKEKGILPEFLAARKGLATILETIGGRKLHGGSGLPGSWGTPLDSSRIKFLGEVTRKVQKKIFSLGRIFWEVFSRDALLREKIFLPLRKERGLVALGSDFTEGSLLVFRKTIQAVEDYRKVLVESPGGEETSLKGKTYMVGPWARFRLWSPPRDSVLAELREKLFNCLKQLKGLSPALLHLFRVYELMLAAEKLLQEVETLEEFFPEEKTDLGPGNPEGVGLVEAPRGLLIHHYRIDGLGRITWLRILTPTAQNLKALKEDLENSLKKTTKISENVLFFLEEIIRAYDPCVPCMIHLLFPEKKQHYKAAILR; via the coding sequence ATGGGGAAAAAAATCAGCATAAGACCCCTTAAACGCATAGAGGGTGAGGCGGGGCTGGAAATAGTCCTTGATGAACGACACAGGGTAAGCCGGATCAAGTTTACCAGTGAAGCGTTCCGGGGATTCGAGCATTTCTGCGTGGGGCGTCGGGTGGAGGAGATGCCCTTTCTGGCCAGCCGGATCTGCGGCATCTGCGCCGAGGCCCATTACCTGGCCTCCCTCAAGGCCCTGGATCAGATTTTTAGGAGCCCTCCTCCCCCCCAGGTGCAGCGCATACGGCGAATCTTCTTTCTGGCCGGCTTCATACGGGACCATCTCACGGTACTCTCTCTGTTTGCTCTTCCGGAAACCTCCTCGGAAAAAAAGGATTCCCTATGTTTCCTTAAAGAAAAAGGAATCCTTCCGGAGTTTCTCGCAGCCCGAAAGGGCCTGGCCACCATTCTTGAGACCATAGGAGGAAGGAAACTTCACGGCGGAAGTGGACTGCCCGGGAGCTGGGGAACCCCGCTTGATTCCTCCCGAATTAAATTCCTCGGAGAGGTCACACGGAAGGTCCAAAAAAAAATTTTCTCTTTAGGCCGGATTTTCTGGGAGGTCTTCTCCCGGGATGCCTTGCTCCGGGAGAAAATCTTTCTTCCTCTGCGAAAAGAAAGAGGCCTTGTGGCCCTTGGATCGGATTTCACGGAGGGAAGTCTCCTGGTCTTCCGGAAAACCATCCAGGCAGTAGAGGATTATCGAAAAGTTCTTGTGGAATCCCCGGGAGGGGAAGAAACCTCCCTTAAAGGAAAAACCTACATGGTGGGCCCATGGGCGCGTTTTCGTCTCTGGTCCCCTCCGCGGGACTCCGTTCTCGCGGAGCTTCGCGAAAAACTATTTAACTGTTTAAAACAGTTAAAAGGACTCTCCCCCGCGCTCTTACATCTCTTTAGGGTCTATGAGCTCATGCTGGCCGCGGAAAAACTTCTCCAGGAAGTGGAAACTCTGGAGGAGTTTTTCCCCGAAGAAAAAACGGACCTCGGGCCGGGCAATCCCGAAGGGGTGGGCCTGGTGGAGGCCCCCCGGGGACTTCTCATCCACCATTATCGCATAGATGGGCTGGGACGCATAACATGGCTGCGCATTCTGACCCCAACCGCCCAGAACCTGAAGGCCCTGAAAGAAGACCTAGAAAATTCTCTAAAAAAGACCACTAAAATTTCTGAAAATGTCCTTTTCTTCCTTGAAGAGATTATAAGAGCCTATGATCCATGCGTACCATGCATGATACATCTCCTTTTCCCCGAGAAAAAGCAACATTATAAGGCTGCTATTTTACGATAA
- a CDS encoding CoB--CoM heterodisulfide reductase iron-sulfur subunit A family protein, translated as MKLAKIFVCECGGNISEIVDLSYLERTFREEGLPVLRHPFLCSPEGQSLLRQEARNCPAILVGACSPDLHGETFQRILREIGVKRFHIVALREEVAWSTIGNPTEKALKLLRAGWRVLREMEEIPRYILKPVPVLLIIGGGAAGITSALKASEAGLEVVLVEREPFLGGKTLYVDRLYPRLECASCVFSPLLSAIARARGVKIYTQARILNLSGFAGNFEVDLEIRPRYVQMDRCNGCGKCIEACPLDPPAINWPVPHPVPRVPVINPFRCLRFKNHHCRRCERTCASKAVNFEEGWSRRTVRAGGIIVATGFRPYPVERIAHYGYKRLDGVFTLFDLEKKFCVGESPLPTGSKPPRRAAFVHCAGSRDRYHLPYCSEICCGLALKLSLRLKEIFPGLEIWHFYQDLRLKGPEGESLWREALSRGIRFVRGRVADISEVPWHPDQKGGLTIEVEDTLALKKLRLDMDIVVLVPGFMPELGAGELAALLGLCMGESGFFEAREPKTHPAETVRQGIWLAGACAGPRDLSETIASAEAAALEAIRFLTQPEISLTPFRLKVEESLCGGCYLCLESCPFKALAPGPQGLRILHQLCTGCGICVSACPSGALHLSGIPRMSSVMEVLLT; from the coding sequence TTGAAGCTCGCAAAAATTTTTGTGTGCGAGTGCGGGGGAAACATCTCCGAGATTGTTGATTTATCGTATCTGGAAAGGACCTTCCGGGAAGAGGGTCTTCCGGTGCTGCGACATCCCTTTCTCTGTTCCCCGGAAGGCCAGTCCCTTTTGAGGCAGGAGGCCCGAAATTGCCCGGCAATTTTGGTGGGGGCATGCAGTCCGGATCTGCACGGAGAGACCTTTCAAAGGATCCTCCGGGAGATCGGTGTGAAGCGTTTTCATATAGTGGCCCTGCGGGAGGAGGTGGCCTGGAGCACCATCGGGAATCCCACCGAGAAGGCCCTGAAGCTCCTCCGGGCCGGGTGGAGAGTTCTCCGGGAAATGGAGGAGATCCCGAGATACATCCTCAAACCCGTTCCGGTCCTTTTGATTATCGGAGGAGGAGCCGCAGGGATCACCTCGGCCCTTAAGGCCTCCGAAGCCGGTCTTGAGGTGGTTCTTGTGGAAAGAGAACCCTTTCTGGGAGGGAAAACCCTCTATGTGGATCGACTCTATCCCCGGCTGGAATGCGCTTCCTGTGTCTTTTCCCCCCTCCTTTCGGCTATCGCTCGGGCCAGGGGAGTGAAGATCTACACCCAGGCCCGCATACTCAATCTTTCCGGCTTTGCGGGAAACTTTGAGGTGGATCTGGAGATACGTCCCCGGTATGTACAGATGGATCGTTGTAACGGTTGCGGAAAGTGTATAGAAGCCTGTCCGCTGGATCCTCCGGCTATTAACTGGCCGGTACCCCACCCGGTCCCCAGGGTTCCGGTGATCAATCCCTTTCGGTGTTTGCGCTTCAAAAACCATCACTGTCGGCGATGCGAAAGGACATGTGCTAGCAAAGCGGTTAATTTCGAGGAAGGATGGTCTCGCAGAACTGTTAGAGCGGGTGGAATAATCGTAGCCACGGGATTTCGTCCCTACCCGGTGGAAAGAATCGCCCATTATGGCTACAAAAGACTTGACGGCGTATTCACTCTCTTTGATCTGGAAAAAAAATTCTGCGTGGGAGAGTCTCCCCTCCCTACCGGGAGCAAACCCCCCCGGCGTGCGGCCTTTGTCCATTGTGCCGGAAGCAGGGATCGATATCATCTGCCTTACTGTTCGGAGATCTGTTGCGGTCTGGCTCTTAAACTCTCTCTTCGATTGAAGGAGATATTTCCCGGACTAGAGATCTGGCACTTCTATCAGGATCTGCGTCTCAAGGGTCCGGAGGGTGAGAGTTTATGGCGAGAGGCACTGTCCAGGGGGATCCGGTTTGTACGGGGGAGGGTGGCCGATATCTCGGAGGTACCCTGGCATCCGGATCAGAAAGGAGGATTAACCATTGAGGTAGAGGACACGCTGGCCCTTAAAAAACTCCGGCTGGACATGGATATAGTGGTACTGGTACCGGGATTTATGCCGGAGCTCGGAGCCGGCGAACTGGCCGCTCTTCTGGGATTGTGTATGGGGGAAAGCGGTTTCTTTGAGGCCCGGGAACCCAAGACCCATCCCGCGGAGACGGTGCGTCAGGGCATATGGCTGGCCGGAGCCTGTGCCGGCCCCAGAGATCTCTCCGAAACCATAGCCTCCGCGGAGGCCGCGGCTCTTGAAGCGATAAGATTCCTTACACAGCCCGAAATCAGCCTGACCCCTTTCCGCCTAAAAGTAGAGGAAAGTCTCTGCGGTGGATGTTACCTGTGTCTGGAAAGCTGCCCCTTCAAGGCACTGGCCCCCGGACCACAGGGGCTGCGGATTCTCCATCAACTCTGCACCGGATGCGGAATCTGTGTTAGCGCATGCCCCTCGGGAGCCCTGCACCTGTCCGGGATCCCGAGAATGTCGTCGGTCATGGAGGTGCTCCTTACATGA
- a CDS encoding hydrogenase iron-sulfur subunit, whose translation MKPVLVGFLCQWCAAKALENLAHRRLKLPEGFLPVRINCTGALELAWITEALYRGATGVLIGGCPRGQCHFREGNTRASLRITAYRKLLAAMEISRDRVRTIWVGSGEGERLYREIWRLWRELTGEGSSL comes from the coding sequence ATGAAACCGGTTCTGGTAGGATTTCTGTGCCAATGGTGTGCCGCTAAGGCCCTGGAAAATCTGGCCCATAGGCGATTGAAATTACCCGAAGGTTTCCTCCCGGTGCGAATAAATTGCACCGGTGCATTAGAACTCGCCTGGATCACCGAAGCCCTTTACCGGGGCGCGACCGGAGTTCTGATAGGGGGATGCCCCAGAGGCCAGTGCCATTTTCGTGAAGGGAACACCCGGGCTTCTCTCAGGATAACGGCTTACCGCAAACTACTTGCCGCTATGGAAATTTCTCGCGACCGGGTACGCACGATATGGGTGGGTTCCGGGGAGGGGGAAAGGCTTTACCGGGAAATCTGGCGTCTATGGAGGGAACTTACCGGTGAAGGTAGCTCTTTATAA
- a CDS encoding hydrogenase maturation nickel metallochaperone HypA, whose product MHEAGLAAALAEELLEIARREGGRILRFSVEIGALSGVDPEAFRLAYEALRETVEELRETEMQLVLVPGRFRCQRCGREFEGDYFAVCPGCGDPGKSVLSGEELLLREVELDV is encoded by the coding sequence ATGCATGAGGCCGGTCTTGCGGCGGCGCTTGCGGAGGAGCTCCTGGAAATCGCACGGCGGGAGGGGGGACGGATCCTGAGATTTTCGGTGGAAATAGGGGCCCTTTCCGGGGTGGACCCCGAGGCCTTTCGGCTGGCCTACGAGGCCCTGCGGGAGACGGTGGAGGAGTTGAGGGAGACCGAGATGCAGCTGGTGTTGGTGCCGGGACGCTTCCGGTGTCAGCGATGTGGAAGGGAGTTCGAGGGGGATTACTTTGCCGTGTGTCCGGGATGCGGAGACCCGGGCAAGAGCGTTCTTTCCGGTGAGGAATTGCTGTTGAGGGAGGTGGAACTGGATGTGTGA
- a CDS encoding HypC/HybG/HupF family hydrogenase formation chaperone, producing MCVGVPMRLKEIDYPVGVAEAEGVEMPVYLHLIPEEELAPGDWVIVHVGFAIQKIRPEEARETWRLLREIEETVGHA from the coding sequence GTGTGCGTAGGGGTGCCCATGCGCCTTAAGGAAATCGATTATCCGGTGGGGGTGGCCGAGGCCGAGGGAGTGGAAATGCCCGTGTACCTCCACCTGATTCCCGAGGAGGAGCTGGCCCCCGGCGACTGGGTGATCGTCCATGTGGGATTCGCCATCCAGAAGATCCGTCCGGAGGAGGCCCGGGAGACCTGGAGACTCCTGCGGGAGATAGAGGAAACCGTAGGCCATGCATGA
- a CDS encoding hydrogenase maturation protease, translated as MKGKALVVGVGNLLLKDEGFGVHVVRELENRYALPPELEVVDGGCLGLSLIDYLRDKDLAVVVDVVAESAPAGTLLVFDEEGLSRFEVLRPRSMHDFGLVEALRFAEFAGVFPRKLRVLAAVPRDLSPGLGLSPPLREALDRALEWLEAELNREGIPLRRREACA; from the coding sequence ATGAAGGGAAAGGCCCTGGTGGTAGGGGTGGGCAACCTCCTGCTGAAGGACGAGGGATTCGGGGTACATGTGGTGCGGGAGCTGGAGAACCGCTACGCCCTTCCTCCGGAGCTCGAAGTGGTGGACGGAGGCTGTCTGGGGCTTTCCCTTATAGATTACCTGCGAGACAAGGATCTGGCCGTGGTGGTGGATGTGGTGGCGGAATCGGCTCCGGCGGGGACCCTCCTCGTCTTTGACGAGGAGGGGCTGAGTCGCTTTGAGGTGCTCAGGCCGCGTTCCATGCACGATTTCGGCCTGGTGGAGGCCCTCAGGTTTGCGGAGTTTGCCGGTGTTTTTCCGCGCAAGTTGCGGGTGCTGGCGGCCGTGCCCCGGGATCTATCCCCCGGTCTGGGGCTATCCCCTCCGTTGAGGGAAGCCCTGGATCGGGCCCTGGAGTGGCTCGAAGCGGAGCTGAACCGGGAGGGAATTCCTTTGCGGAGGCGGGAGGCGTGTGCGTAG
- a CDS encoding hydrogenase small subunit → MARIPSLAAGGLSRRDFLKICTIATATMGLPVEMVDRVAAAVRSPERPPVIWLHFMECTGCTESLLRSSHPPLGRLILELISLEYHETLMAGAGEQAEEALKAALKRYEGRYICVVEGGISTKDGGIYCQIGGRTALEIAREVGEKAGAVIAIGTCAAFGGIQAAAPNPTGAVGLGKVLRRPVINIPGCPPNPYNFLSTVLYILTFGHPPELDELSRPKFAYGRRIHDHCPRRPHFDEGRFVESFGDPAHQKGYCLYKVGCKGPVTYSNCPVLRFCDVGAWPIGSGHPCIGCTEPEFWDRMSPFYEHLPKIYIPVGGGVRAEAEKVGKVAVGAAAAVVAAHAAAGVLKKAVKSVVGPKTVDKDSHEE, encoded by the coding sequence ATGGCCAGGATTCCTTCCCTAGCGGCAGGGGGGCTTTCCCGTCGGGACTTTCTCAAGATCTGCACCATAGCCACCGCCACCATGGGATTGCCCGTGGAGATGGTGGACCGGGTGGCCGCCGCGGTAAGGTCTCCGGAACGACCGCCGGTGATCTGGCTCCATTTCATGGAATGTACCGGATGCACGGAGAGTCTCCTGCGCTCCTCGCATCCCCCGCTGGGTCGCCTTATCCTGGAGCTCATCTCCCTTGAGTATCACGAGACTCTCATGGCCGGGGCCGGTGAGCAGGCCGAGGAGGCCCTCAAGGCCGCCCTCAAGAGGTACGAGGGGCGCTACATCTGCGTGGTGGAGGGCGGTATCTCCACCAAAGACGGCGGGATATACTGTCAGATCGGAGGGCGCACGGCCCTCGAGATAGCCCGGGAGGTGGGAGAGAAGGCCGGGGCGGTGATCGCCATAGGGACCTGTGCGGCCTTCGGAGGGATTCAGGCCGCGGCCCCCAATCCCACCGGGGCGGTGGGTCTCGGCAAAGTGCTGAGAAGGCCGGTGATCAACATCCCGGGGTGCCCGCCCAATCCCTACAACTTCCTCTCCACCGTGCTCTACATTCTCACCTTCGGCCATCCACCGGAACTGGACGAGCTTTCCCGTCCCAAGTTTGCCTATGGTCGAAGGATACACGATCACTGTCCCCGACGCCCCCACTTCGACGAAGGGCGTTTCGTGGAATCCTTCGGGGATCCCGCCCATCAGAAGGGTTACTGTCTTTACAAGGTGGGGTGCAAGGGGCCGGTTACCTATTCCAACTGCCCGGTTCTGCGCTTCTGCGATGTGGGAGCCTGGCCGATAGGATCCGGCCATCCGTGCATAGGGTGCACCGAGCCGGAATTCTGGGATCGAATGAGTCCCTTCTACGAGCATCTTCCCAAGATCTACATTCCTGTGGGCGGAGGAGTCAGGGCCGAGGCCGAAAAGGTGGGCAAGGTGGCGGTGGGGGCCGCGGCGGCAGTGGTAGCGGCTCATGCCGCTGCCGGTGTGCTCAAAAAAGCGGTCAAAAGCGTGGTCGGCCCTAAAACCGTCGATAAAGATTCCCATGAAGAATAA